The genomic interval agcagaagccatgtaatgctgcttcctgtttctcttgCCTCACTCTGCTTGCTTTCACCTGTGATGGACCATTCAGTGAGGTGTGACTAGCATCCCCACACAGGCTGGACACCTGCCATGTGCAGCTGGGTGGCTCTCTACCGACTACTGCTGTGTGCTGAGAGCCTAGGTCGGGGGTTCCTTCCTTGACCCCAGTCTTCCAGAAGCTCTTGCTAGATGGTTTACAGTCTTTGCATCCTAGTAGGCTGGGCAGAGGGGAGCTCTTTTGTGCTGAGGCTGGTTTTGGTTTCCCAGCATGCTCTGTTCTTCCCTTCAGTGACAGGGTTGACATCTGAGAACATTGTATTAAAAAAAGCTACATTTCATTgaaacagaagcacacacacgGGTGGCCCAGAccttcttgttttgtgttttcaaattCTGTGAATTCGGGAGTCCAGACATCAACTTCTTCCCACGACAGGAAAAGACAGCCCACTTCTTATTTCCCTAGAGGTGCCCTCACCCTCCACTCCTACCTAAGTGTCCTGGGGACGCTTGGCTGGGGCTATTTTATCATATAGCTGTGTCCTGTCTCTGTTGTGGCAGCCTATATTTTATTCAGATTGAATAAAGCTGGCAAGAGCAGAGTCTATCTGGACTTGCTGCTTCTGGCCCCTGGTCATGGTGGATGCTTCATTATCTTCGAAAAACACAGGGATTCTCTTTTCTCCAAAACCTAGTAGCAATTTGTGTATTGATGTCCTGATATCCCCACTGCATTAAGTGCTCTTATAAATCAAACATTGATGTTCTCTAATGAGGTATTGCAAATACTTACGGGACAGTCAGATCAAGAGGTTCACTGGTGTCAGGAGAACAAGTTCAGTCAAACTTGTGTATGAACTGctttcctttctgtggatgcctctTTAGAGACTAAATCTGGCTGCCCCCTTATGTTGGGAGCCAGAGAATCTGTCTGCTTCCTTAGCCACACTGCTTGGATTCAGAGATCATGGGTGTCAGTCTCTGTCTTCTGGGTCCAGCCTACAAGTGGGTTTTCCCTGTCATAAGCTGGGTGGTCTGTTTAGTTAATTAAACATTTATaaagtgattatttttattttatgtgtatgggtgttttacctgaatGTCCATGAACTATATGCATGCAAtatccacaaaggccagaagggggcgtcagtttatttggaactggagttaaggatggtcatgagccaccatgtgggtgctgggaatcaaatgttagccctcagcaagagcagccagtgccctgctcttaaccactgagccaactctccagtcccaGCTACTTTTTTGAACTATGATCTCTATGTATttcaggctggtctgaaactatGTATCCCAGATTGACGTTCTGTAGCAAGGTAGTACAGATGCTTGCAGTGTAGTAAGATCAAGAGGTTCACTGGTGTCAGGAGGACAAATCTGAgttcctcatgcctcagcctccagagtgctagaattCCAATCATAGTGTCACCTGTATTAAAACAACCAGGAGTCCTCAAAGAAGCAGTGACCATGAGCAGGGCTATCTGTTCCTGGACCATCAGGGAGCAGCTTTCCCTTGGGACCAGAAGCTGTGCTCCGaggctcctccccaccccccactacaCACTACCACACCAGCTGCTGGCTCTGAAGCACTAAGGGAGCAGGGCTCTTCTCAGTGCCCCCTGTGTCCTCTGCCCCAACacactcctgtcctctcctgtcaaGGCTAACTTCCATTTAGCCACAGCCTGTCCTGCTGTGCCTCTCCCTCAGACACACTGCTCTCTGGGCACTTTGTTTTGCTGGTCccttctgctctgctcttcctGGCTTCTTAGAGGGTCCTGGGAACATTCTTTGACCCTAAGGGGCCCAGCCCCACCTCATTCTGATAAACCCCATTGGCTGACCTGACAGCAGAAGGTGTGATCAGTGCAGTGGATGCTTAGATCCCAGGTTGTCTCTCACCCTGCAAACCATCAGTAGATGTGTTTCTTAGTCGTTCTGCCCCACCTTATCTGGATCCTGTGTTAGGTTGGTTAGACCTCTTGAATTACAGCAAGTAGGAAGATGTTGGCCCCGACCACCTTGTTCTCACCTGTGACCTGATGCAGTGACAGGTGGGAGTTACCACCTATCTCCTGAGTGAGGTCCTATTCTCTGGCTTCCACCTAAAGGCAGATGGGGCACTAACTTGCCTCCCAGACTTCCACTCTAGGCCGTTTCTCTTCCTCCAGGGGGCGCTAACGAGCTAGCCTTGCTCCtgttctgtttctcctccctgcCCCACTCCCTCAAGGCTCTGCACCAAATGTTCACCCTTCTGTTTTGCCTGCACTCTCTTCTTCAACCCACTTTAGGGAGATGGAGTCTGGGACTTAGTAAGCTGGTTATCAGACTACCTCACACCAGGGAAGATGGGGCCCTTGGATGCTGTAGCAGAGTAAGGAGGGGTGCCCACTTTGATGGGAAAAGTGTGCAGGGACACCTTTTTCCCTTGTTCTTTAGGGAAGGAGTAGCCAGTATTGATTCAGCCTAGCACTCTCCATGTTTCTGTTTGCagttacttgatttttttaaaaaagccttttCCCATTTCACTTTGGAGTAATATTAGCTAGATGTAGAAGTTGTATATTGTACAGAAAACCCCTGTGTTTCCATCACCCAGGTTTAGTTTTAGTGGGAATGTGTTCCCCATAGGCTGAGGGGACTGAGCAGCCAGCACTAATGCAGTGCTGTGAGATCTCTGACTAACCAGTGCAcagtggcctttttttttttttttttttttttttttttgccacttttgggtggggggtggggcagacagggtcttactatgtagctctggctgtcctggacttgactatgtagactaggctggctttgaactcacagagatagatAACCTTGCACACACATAGTGTggaccactatgcccagctaacactttgtttgtttctggagacagggtttctctgtgtagccctggctgtcctggaactcactctgtagaccaggctggcctcgaactcagaattccacctacctctgcctcccaagtgctaggattaaaggcgtgcgccaccaacgcccagcttgtttgtttgtttttttgagacaaggtttctctgtgtagccatggctgtcctggaactctctctgtataccaggctggtaccaaactcagagatctgcctgtttctgtttccaagtgcctcctgagtgctgggattaaaggtgtgggtaaCCACCACCCTTCGATGAgacttggttattttatttatatgagtacactgtagctgtcctcagacacaccagaagagggcatcagatccctttacagatggctgtgagccaccatgtggttgctgggaattgaactcaggacctctggaagagcagtcagtgctcttaaccgctgagccatctctccaacccaacaCTTTGTTTTTATAACCTTATTTTCCTTAGTCTCTTCTTGCTCATGACAGTTTCTTAGCCTTTCCTTGTTTTCCTGGTAATGAGGGAGGCGGGTGCTGGCAGGTGTTTTATAAAATTCTCAGTTGTATGATGAGCTTCTCACAAGTCCTGAGTGAAGTATCTTCTGCATCAGTCCAGGGGTACATGACATCCTGTGGCATCTCCAGTGATGCTGACCTTGGTAAGTTGGTCAAGGTCATGTGTGCTGGGTTTTTCCACTCTTAAGCTTTCAATTTCTCATCCCATATTCTGTCCCTTGAGAATGACTCACTAGGTCTATCCAGGCTGCATCTGTCACTGTCTGATTGCTGATAATGTACAATTCATGGGAGGCTTTAAAGATACAGATCTAATGTGCCCACTGGCAGCAGTTGTctggcacacagagaaaccctgtcttggtaaacaaacaacaacaaaaaaaaaaaattaaaaaataaaaacaatgtttcaCGGAGGAAGGGGCTCTGTTGAGGGGAATCAGGAGggagtttaaaatataaataaggaaaggcagacagacagacagacaggatgcATGTCTGTTAAGAGCTTGGCTGGCACTCGAGCTGCTCTCCCACCCTTACCCCACAATACCAAGCACCTGGAAAAACAATGAAAGCAGaatctaaaaataatgttttctgacTGGGATAGGTCACTGGCATACACTTATGATACACAgctgagatgctgaggcagggggatcaagaGTTCTAGACTGCCTCTGGctccataattaaaaaaaaaacagaagtaagaAAAAGTACAGCAAAGCCCCTTTTGGAAAGAGAACTGGTAAATTCTGTTAGGCTTGTTTGGAGGAAATGAATGACAGAATCTCCAAGAGAAAAACTTGACTAGCTTCTGTGGTCATTTCCCTTGTGAGTTCTCTGGGAATTTCCTAAACTCAAGGCCATGTTTCCTGTCACCCACTGAACtgatcaacttgacacaagcttgagtTATTTTGGAAGGggaaatctcaactgagaaaatggccCCACTAGATgagcctgtgggcaagcctgtggtacattttctggattgatgattgatgtggaagcgCTTGGCTCACTGTGGGCTCTGCTATTCCTaagctggtggttctgggtgctataggaaagcaggctgagcaagccagtgagcagcgctcctccgtggcctctgcaccagctgctgcctccaggttcctacccggACTTCCCTCAGTTATGGAGTGGGATCTGAGTTCTAAGATGAAGTCAACCCAttccttccccaagttgtttattgtcatggtgttttatcacagtgatggaaCCCCTAAGACAGCCACACTATGGGAACATCCCGGCCTCCCAGCCTTTCCAGGAAAAGGGGTTTCCCTAGAAGATGCATTTCTCTCTTGGCTTCTCCTTTGTGGAGACAGATTGTTCTGGGAGTCACAGGAGTGGGGGTGTTCTTCAGCCATGAAGGGGATCTTATTTGGCATAGTTCAGAGGTAGGGAGGGTGTAAGTGGGGGGCATTGGGAGAAACAAATTTGAGTATCAATTATCTGGACCAAATGGACCAGAGACCACATCAACCTTTGCCCTGCTGAGTGCCTGGCAGAAGCTGAGCTTGCTGTGACCTGCTCCTGAATGTGCCCACTTGTCATGACAGTGGCTCCATTCTTGGCATGAAACAAAGGCCATTGTTAGAGAATAAGACTGACTAATTGAGCCCTTTCTTGTTTTCCAGGGGGGACCGTTGGGGGCCTGCTAGGTGCCTGGATGACGAGTGGACAGTTTAAGCCCGTTCCTCAGATCTTAATGGAGCTGCCCCCTGCTGAACAGCAGAAACTTGTTAATGAAGCCGCTGCCATCATCAGGAACTTGGACTGGACAGACGCTGTGCAGCTGACTGCCCTGGTCATGAGCAACCAGGCCATGCAGCAGAAGCTCTTGGCTATGCTAACAACCTATGTCACCAAGGAGCTACAGGCTGAGATCCGCTATGACGACTAAGTCACTCCCCTTGGGGAATGGGGCTTTCATTTTAGATGATTCTATGGCTCTCAGAAGGTGACCAGGGAAGGGGGGAAGCCTGACAGGTACTTCTGAGAAACTTGTATATTACCAGCATTGACTGTAAGCTGCTGTGCTAGTCCATCCTGTTGGACTGTCCTGCTGGAGAGGCCTCGGCCATGCATCTTGGGCTGTGTGTGCTGTGGAAAGTGTAGGAATTCACAAACAGCCTGGAGTCCTCCCGACCACGTGGGTCTGAAAGAAGTTCTCCTGTTGTTGCCTGTCCGACTGTACCAGGTGCTCCTCTTTCTGTGAAGAGTGTACCTCCAGGTTACCTGTTACAGGATTAGATCCCCTTAAGCTCTGGGATCTTGGGGTTCAGAGCCAGCTCTTGTCAGGATTGTGCTTACCTGCTGAGTGTTTCCCTTCCTTGGCCAGGGACTGCCCAGTATCTCATGATGACAACAGTCCCTGCTTTGAGTGAAGCCACAGGTGCCAGGCAGGCTGTGTGCTCTGCTGCAGGCTATGCTCCAGGCTCTCTTGAGTAACTTTAGTTAAGCTTCTGGGATCTTCTACTTCCTTATGCAAAATCATGGCactttatatcttttatttttaatgtcaattC from Arvicanthis niloticus isolate mArvNil1 chromosome 1, mArvNil1.pat.X, whole genome shotgun sequence carries:
- the LOC117721688 gene encoding protein C19orf12 homolog, whose translation is MPIMVDDIMKLLCSISQERKMKAAFKHSGRGAVVAGTMAFVGGLVGGPPGIAVGGTVGGLLGAWMTSGQFKPVPQILMELPPAEQQKLVNEAAAIIRNLDWTDAVQLTALVMSNQAMQQKLLAMLTTYVTKELQAEIRYDD